One Aegilops tauschii subsp. strangulata cultivar AL8/78 chromosome 7, Aet v6.0, whole genome shotgun sequence genomic window carries:
- the LOC109755157 gene encoding glutamate-1-semialdehyde 2,1-aminomutase, chloroplastic-like, which translates to MTGFRLAYGGAQEYFGITPDVTTLGKIIGGGLPVGAYGGRKDIMEMVAPAGPMYQARTLSGNPLAMTAGIHTLKRLMEPGTYEYLDKVTGELVRRILDAGAKTGHEMCGGHIRGMFGFFFAGGPVHNFDDAKKSDTAKFGRFHRGMLEGVYLAPSQFEAGFTSLAHTTLDIEKTVEAAEEVLRRM; encoded by the coding sequence ATGACTGGTTTCCGTTTAGCTTATGGTGGGGCACAAGAGTACTTTGGAATCACCCCTGACGTGACAACCTTGGGGAAAATTATTGGCGGTGGTCTTCCAGTTGGTGCTTATGGTGGGCGTAAGGATATCATGGAGATGGTTGCTCCAGCAGGGCCAATGTACCAGGCAAGAACCCTGAGTGGAAACCCTCTAGCTATGACTGCTGGAATCCACACTCTCAAGCGTCTGATGGAGCCTGGCACGTATGAATACTTGGACAAGGTCACCGGTGAACTTGTCCGGCGGATATTGGATGCGGGTGCTAAAACAGGGCATGAGATGTGTGGTGGACACATCAGAGGCATGTTTGGATTCTTCTTCGCAGGTGGCCCAGTGCACAACTTTGATGATGCCAAGAAGAGTGACACCGCGAAGTTTGGGAGGTTCCACCGTGGGATGCTGGAAGGAGTGTATCTAGCACCGTCCCAGTTCGAGGCAGGTTTTACAAGCTTGGCACACACAACCCTAGACATTGAGAAAACCGTGGAGGCTGCCGAGGAAGTTCTTCGACGGATGTAG